From Streptomyces durmitorensis, a single genomic window includes:
- a CDS encoding Rv3235 family protein, protein MTRPRPRPATTTRPPGRTDPRRPSAAARTPTRPLRTPPQPPPHPTELFAERLLLVLSGQKPVHWAARHIAHTAFDDLTRLAELAPFNVNDRRPTIHRIGHYEPRPGVYEVFARIGAGSALRALAFRLHLGDDQRWRCTAVEVGAPPP, encoded by the coding sequence ATGACCAGGCCCCGCCCCCGCCCGGCGACGACCACACGCCCACCGGGCCGCACGGACCCCCGCCGCCCCTCGGCGGCAGCACGTACCCCCACACGCCCCCTCAGGACCCCACCCCAACCCCCACCGCACCCCACGGAGCTCTTCGCCGAACGCCTGCTCCTGGTGCTCAGCGGCCAGAAGCCGGTCCACTGGGCGGCCCGCCACATCGCCCACACCGCGTTCGACGACCTGACCCGCCTCGCCGAACTCGCGCCCTTCAACGTGAACGACCGACGCCCCACGATCCACCGGATCGGCCACTACGAACCCCGCCCCGGGGTCTACGAGGTCTTCGCGAGGATCGGCGCGGGCTCCGCCCTCAGGGCCCTGGCGTTCCGCCTGCACCTGGGCGACGACCAGAGGTGGCGCTGCACGGCGGTAGAAGTGGGCGCTCCACCCCCGTGA
- a CDS encoding winged helix-turn-helix domain-containing protein: protein MTSLPSPATALSADEARRIALRAQGFMGAPDRRSGVRGVLRHLGAVQLDTISVLARSHELIPYARLGAVGRDRIEAAYWDGASAGAGPARAHAFEYWSHAACILPIEEWPHFAFRRRAYRTRPHWHHDLPDGAYDTVIKQLTAEGPLTATELGGAKNKGEWWDWSDAKVAVERALMYGEVVCTERRSWKRVYDLAERAIPDTLLHDDLDDAECLRRLVRLAGQSLGVGTRADIADYHRLKGEQFDAVVADSGLVPVTVEGWDKPAWADPAALETAPRGRHRTTLLSPFDSLIWERARTERIFGFTHRLEAYVPKPKRIHGYFAMPVLAGGHLVGRVDPAREGSTLVAKQVSLDSPKAVPAVAQALREAASWVNCDSVRVERVNRPELTAELVRALT from the coding sequence ATGACGAGCCTGCCGAGCCCCGCCACCGCCCTCTCCGCCGACGAGGCCCGCCGCATCGCGCTCCGCGCCCAGGGCTTCATGGGCGCCCCGGACCGCAGGTCCGGTGTGCGGGGCGTGCTGCGCCATCTCGGCGCGGTCCAGCTGGACACGATCTCGGTCCTGGCCCGCTCCCACGAACTCATTCCGTACGCCCGTCTCGGAGCGGTCGGCCGCGACAGGATCGAGGCGGCGTACTGGGACGGGGCATCGGCGGGCGCGGGCCCGGCGAGGGCGCACGCCTTCGAGTACTGGTCGCACGCCGCCTGCATCCTGCCCATCGAGGAGTGGCCGCACTTCGCCTTCCGCCGCCGCGCCTACCGCACCCGCCCGCACTGGCACCACGACCTGCCGGACGGTGCGTACGACACGGTCATCAAGCAGCTCACCGCCGAAGGCCCGCTCACGGCCACGGAGTTGGGCGGCGCGAAGAACAAGGGCGAGTGGTGGGACTGGTCGGACGCCAAGGTCGCCGTCGAGCGCGCGCTGATGTACGGCGAGGTGGTCTGCACAGAGCGCCGCAGCTGGAAGCGGGTGTACGACCTCGCGGAGCGCGCCATCCCGGACACCCTGCTCCATGACGACCTGGACGACGCGGAGTGCCTGCGCCGCCTGGTCCGTCTTGCCGGACAGTCGCTGGGCGTCGGCACGCGCGCGGACATCGCGGACTACCACCGCCTCAAGGGCGAGCAGTTCGACGCGGTGGTCGCGGACTCGGGCCTGGTCCCGGTGACGGTGGAGGGCTGGGACAAGCCCGCCTGGGCCGACCCCGCGGCCCTGGAGACGGCCCCGCGCGGCCGCCACCGCACGACGCTCCTCTCGCCCTTCGACTCCCTGATCTGGGAGCGGGCCCGCACGGAGCGGATCTTCGGCTTCACCCACCGCCTCGAGGCGTACGTCCCCAAGCCGAAGCGGATCCACGGGTACTTCGCGATGCCGGTCCTTGCCGGGGGCCACCTGGTCGGCCGCGTGGACCCCGCCCGCGAGGGCAGCACGCTGGTCGCCAAGCAGGTGTCCCTTGACAGCCCCAAGGCCGTGCCCGCGGTGGCTCAGGCGCTGCGTGAGGCGGCGTCCTGGGTGAACTGCGACTCCGTACGGGTGGAGCGGGTGAACCGTCCCGAGCTGACCGCCGAGCTGGTCCGCGCCCTCACCTGA
- a CDS encoding ComF family protein yields the protein MRGWWRDLTDLVLPAECGGCGRPRTALCAQCRDALCGAAPRRVSPDPRPAGLPVVHAAAPYGDAVRALLLAHKERGALGLAGPLGAGLAGAVRAGLMDPGAGPTDTGAGDGDAPVLLVPVPSAPAAVRSRGHDPVRRIALAAAGELRRGGTRARVLCVLRQRRAVADQAGLNSRQRQANLHGALEVTAGGGRLLADGGRVVVVDDLMTTGASLAEAARAIRDVHTESKGRSAVVTAREIPCENAIIAAVVASSPDSFGINRN from the coding sequence ATGCGGGGGTGGTGGCGGGACCTCACCGATCTGGTGCTGCCGGCCGAGTGCGGAGGCTGCGGCAGGCCTCGTACGGCGCTCTGCGCGCAGTGCCGCGACGCCCTGTGCGGGGCCGCGCCGCGCCGGGTGAGCCCTGATCCCCGGCCGGCCGGACTGCCGGTGGTGCACGCGGCGGCGCCCTATGGGGACGCGGTGCGGGCGCTGCTGCTCGCGCACAAGGAGCGGGGCGCTCTGGGGCTCGCGGGGCCGCTGGGCGCGGGGCTCGCTGGGGCCGTGCGTGCGGGGCTGATGGACCCCGGAGCGGGGCCGACGGACACCGGAGCGGGGGATGGTGACGCTCCGGTACTGCTCGTGCCCGTGCCGTCGGCTCCCGCGGCCGTGCGGTCGCGTGGGCACGATCCGGTACGGCGGATCGCGCTGGCCGCCGCGGGTGAGCTGCGGCGGGGCGGGACACGGGCCCGGGTGCTCTGCGTGCTGCGTCAGCGGCGTGCCGTGGCCGACCAGGCGGGGCTCAACTCCCGGCAGCGGCAGGCGAATCTGCACGGTGCCCTGGAGGTGACGGCGGGTGGCGGGCGGCTCCTCGCCGACGGTGGCCGGGTGGTGGTCGTGGACGACCTGATGACCACGGGCGCGTCTTTGGCGGAGGCGGCCCGCGCAATACGTGACGTACACACGGAAAGTAAAGGGCGGTCCGCGGTGGTAACAGCCCGTGAAATACCGTGCGAGAACGCGATCATCGCAGCTGTTGTCGCCTCCTCACCGGATTCTTTCGGAATAAACCGGAACTGA
- the hpf gene encoding ribosome hibernation-promoting factor, HPF/YfiA family, producing the protein MDIVVKGRKTEVTERFRKHVAEKLNLEKIQKLDGKVISLDVEVSKEANPRQADRSDRVEITLRGRGPVIRAEASATDPYGALDLATAKLDARLRKQHEKRHNRRGNGRLSAAEVAERVPDAATLNGDGTVAREEEPDGVPVKRIGSLEIQGEGPLVVREKTHVAAPMSLDQALYEMELVGHDFYLFVDSESKEPSVVYRRHAYDYGVIRLNTDPMIAQPETGGGGGALGG; encoded by the coding sequence GTGGACATCGTCGTCAAGGGCCGCAAGACCGAGGTAACAGAGCGGTTCCGCAAGCACGTGGCCGAGAAGCTGAATCTGGAGAAGATCCAGAAGCTCGACGGCAAGGTGATCAGCCTGGACGTCGAGGTGTCCAAGGAGGCCAACCCGCGTCAGGCCGACCGTTCCGACCGCGTGGAGATCACACTCCGCGGGCGTGGACCCGTGATCCGCGCGGAGGCCTCGGCAACCGATCCGTACGGTGCGCTGGACCTGGCCACGGCAAAGCTGGACGCACGACTGCGCAAGCAGCACGAGAAGCGCCACAACCGGCGCGGCAACGGCAGGCTCTCCGCCGCCGAGGTTGCCGAGCGGGTGCCGGACGCGGCGACTCTCAACGGAGACGGCACCGTCGCACGTGAGGAAGAGCCGGACGGCGTGCCCGTCAAGAGGATCGGCTCGCTGGAGATCCAGGGCGAAGGCCCGCTCGTGGTCCGCGAGAAGACCCACGTGGCGGCGCCGATGTCGCTCGACCAGGCGCTCTACGAGATGGAACTCGTCGGGCACGACTTCTACTTGTTCGTCGACTCGGAGTCGAAGGAGCCCAGTGTCGTCTACCGCCGGCACGCCTACGACTACGGAGTCATCCGTCTGAACACCGACCCGATGATCGCGCAGCCCGAGACGGGCGGCGGGGGCGGTGCGCTCGGCGGCTGA
- a CDS encoding response regulator — protein MADSFGPMRDQDADQGIGIGTDAGAPRKEPIRVLVVDDHALFRRGLEIVLAAEEDIQVVGEAGDGAEAVDKAADLLPDIILMDVRMPKRGGIEACTSIKEVAPSAKIIMLTISDEEADLYDAIKAGATGYLLKEISTDEVATAIRAVADGQSQISPSMASKLLTEFKSMIQRTDERRLVPAPRLTDRELEVLKLVATGMNNRDIAKELFISENTVKNHVRNILEKLQLHSRMEAVVYAMREKILEIR, from the coding sequence ATGGCGGACAGCTTCGGACCGATGCGGGATCAGGATGCCGACCAGGGCATCGGCATCGGCACGGACGCGGGCGCACCGCGCAAGGAGCCCATCAGGGTCCTTGTGGTGGACGACCACGCGCTCTTCCGCCGGGGCCTGGAGATCGTCCTCGCCGCCGAGGAGGACATCCAGGTCGTCGGTGAGGCGGGCGACGGCGCCGAGGCGGTGGACAAGGCCGCTGACCTGCTGCCGGACATCATCCTGATGGACGTACGCATGCCCAAGCGCGGCGGCATCGAGGCGTGCACCTCCATCAAGGAGGTCGCGCCGAGCGCCAAGATCATCATGCTGACGATCAGCGACGAGGAGGCCGACCTCTACGACGCGATCAAGGCGGGCGCCACGGGATATCTCCTCAAGGAGATCTCCACGGACGAGGTGGCCACGGCGATTCGCGCGGTCGCCGACGGGCAGTCGCAGATCAGCCCGTCCATGGCGTCGAAACTGCTCACCGAGTTCAAGTCGATGATCCAGCGCACCGACGAGCGCAGGCTGGTGCCCGCGCCGCGTCTTACCGACCGCGAACTGGAAGTCCTGAAGCTGGTGGCGACGGGCATGAACAACCGCGACATCGCGAAAGAGTTGTTCATCTCCGAGAACACCGTGAAGAACCACGTCCGCAACATCCTGGAGAAGCTCCAGCTGCACTCCAGGATGGAAGCGGTCGTCTACGCGATGCGGGAGAAGATTCTCGAGATCAGGTGA
- a CDS encoding HAD family hydrolase, with the protein MGKLQRGAHIVWDWNGTLLHDIHAVIESTNASFAEIGLDPITLERYRDLYCVPVPLFYERLMGRLPTDAEWEVMDAVFHKHYWARAEACGLADGAAELLAERRAAGRTQSLLSLAPHEHLVPIVRRHGIEEHFVRIDGRMDASHAGKAERMVRHLAALEGVAAAERVVVIGDAVDDAVAAAHVGAQAVLYTGGSHSRASLEAVGVQVPVVDSLAEAVEVAERLAA; encoded by the coding sequence ATGGGGAAGCTGCAGCGCGGGGCGCACATCGTGTGGGACTGGAACGGGACACTCCTGCATGACATTCATGCGGTGATCGAGTCGACGAACGCTTCGTTCGCGGAGATCGGGCTGGATCCGATCACGCTCGAGCGGTATCGCGACCTGTACTGCGTGCCTGTCCCGCTCTTCTACGAGCGGCTCATGGGGCGGTTGCCCACGGACGCCGAGTGGGAAGTCATGGACGCCGTCTTCCACAAGCACTACTGGGCTCGGGCCGAGGCCTGCGGCCTGGCCGACGGTGCCGCCGAGCTGCTCGCCGAGCGGCGGGCAGCCGGGCGTACGCAGTCGTTGCTGTCGCTCGCGCCGCACGAGCACCTCGTGCCGATCGTGCGGCGGCACGGGATCGAGGAGCACTTCGTGCGCATCGACGGGCGCATGGACGCCTCGCACGCGGGCAAGGCCGAGCGGATGGTGCGGCACCTTGCGGCTCTTGAGGGAGTCGCTGCCGCCGAGCGTGTCGTGGTCATCGGGGACGCCGTCGATGACGCGGTCGCGGCGGCGCATGTGGGTGCGCAGGCCGTGCTCTACACCGGGGGGTCGCACAGCAGGGCCAGTCTGGAGGCCGTGGGGGTGCAGGTTCCCGTGGTCGACAGTCTTGCCGAGGCCGTGGAGGTGGCCGAGCGGCTGGCTGCTTAG
- a CDS encoding ATP-binding protein: MGFGFGQRRSGRLPAETTSFVGRGEDVAALGRAFGQSRLVTVVGPGGVGKTRVALRVAAGAAERFPDGVWLAELSALRDPELLPGTLATVLGLPEQTGVQPLDAVVDFLQQRRALIVLDTCEHLVDACAMLADVLLREAPGTSVLATSRQPLDVPGESCWPLQPLGGAEAVELFVQRAGAVVPGFAVSEGNRELLSALVRRLDGIPLALELAAVRLRAVPLEQLAARLDARFRVLTGGRRTALTRHQTLRTAIDWSHELCTEPERVVWARLSVFAGTFDLAAAEQVCAGGAELPACEVIEYLIGLVDKSVVQRGAGDTYRLLDTIREYGAERLGTDTDEARQRHFTYYGELGRRFEERFLSAEQVALHAAARDAEDDVRAALEYAYGTPGLEREGLLLATRLWPHWRAVGAMSEGERWIDKGLRAAPGDSPERAAGLHRTGEFCLWLGNPGAALERLTEAVGVARRVGDDGVAGLAEAELAGTRVILAAGSGSGSGSGDLAEALAEMGRARVRLVEVGDPARSALFCHEEAAVRAALGDPALALELCDEALAHLEPFEGERHLRGAALMVKGVSLWVAGRGKESAQTLRQALDSVGRIGEALAARLCCAGLSWAAAQEERWIRAAWLLGYVEAARSRTGDTFGMFPTLRGLHAQVREQVAEALGEQAFARWYGEGERLSMREAVAAAQADLDRPAAVPGPRGVGGAGLDVLTRREREVAALVAQGMSNREIAERLVISKRTADAHVEHILAKLGVSSRTEIAGVAGLGALGS; this comes from the coding sequence ATGGGATTCGGCTTCGGGCAGCGCAGGAGTGGTCGGTTGCCCGCTGAGACCACCAGCTTCGTGGGTCGGGGCGAGGATGTCGCCGCCTTGGGGCGGGCGTTCGGGCAGTCCCGGCTTGTGACCGTCGTGGGGCCCGGAGGCGTCGGCAAGACCCGGGTGGCCTTGCGGGTGGCCGCGGGGGCCGCCGAGCGGTTTCCCGACGGGGTCTGGCTCGCCGAGCTGTCCGCGCTGCGGGATCCGGAGCTGCTGCCGGGGACCCTCGCCACCGTGCTCGGACTGCCCGAGCAGACCGGGGTGCAACCGCTCGACGCCGTGGTCGATTTTCTGCAGCAGCGGCGGGCGCTGATCGTTCTTGATACGTGTGAGCATCTGGTGGACGCCTGCGCCATGCTCGCCGATGTGCTGCTCAGGGAGGCGCCGGGCACCAGCGTCCTCGCCACCAGCAGACAGCCGCTCGACGTGCCGGGCGAGAGCTGCTGGCCCCTGCAACCGCTCGGCGGGGCCGAGGCCGTGGAGCTGTTCGTGCAGCGGGCCGGTGCCGTGGTGCCGGGGTTCGCCGTGAGCGAGGGCAACCGGGAGCTGCTGAGCGCCCTGGTGCGCCGGCTCGACGGCATTCCGCTCGCGCTGGAGCTCGCCGCCGTGCGGCTGCGCGCGGTGCCGCTGGAGCAGCTCGCCGCCCGGCTCGACGCCCGGTTCCGGGTGCTCACCGGCGGTCGGCGCACCGCGCTCACGCGGCACCAGACGCTGCGTACGGCGATCGACTGGTCCCACGAGCTGTGCACGGAGCCCGAGCGCGTGGTGTGGGCCAGGCTCTCGGTGTTCGCGGGGACCTTCGACCTCGCGGCTGCCGAGCAAGTCTGCGCGGGCGGTGCGGAGTTGCCTGCCTGCGAGGTCATCGAGTATCTGATCGGGCTCGTGGACAAGTCGGTGGTGCAGCGGGGAGCGGGGGACACCTACCGGCTGCTCGACACCATCAGGGAGTACGGCGCCGAGCGGCTCGGGACGGACACGGACGAGGCAAGGCAGCGGCACTTCACGTACTACGGAGAGCTGGGGCGGCGCTTCGAGGAGCGTTTCCTGAGCGCGGAGCAGGTGGCGTTGCACGCGGCGGCGCGGGATGCCGAGGACGATGTGCGGGCCGCGCTGGAGTACGCGTACGGGACGCCGGGCCTTGAGCGCGAGGGGCTGCTGCTCGCCACCCGGCTCTGGCCGCACTGGCGGGCGGTGGGCGCCATGTCCGAGGGGGAGCGCTGGATCGACAAGGGGCTGCGCGCGGCGCCCGGCGACAGCCCTGAGCGGGCCGCGGGGCTGCACAGGACCGGTGAGTTCTGCCTGTGGCTCGGCAATCCCGGGGCCGCCCTTGAGCGGCTCACCGAGGCGGTCGGTGTCGCGCGGCGCGTCGGGGACGACGGTGTCGCGGGACTTGCCGAGGCCGAACTGGCGGGCACCCGGGTCATTCTGGCGGCGGGCTCGGGCTCGGGCTCCGGCTCCGGTGACCTCGCCGAGGCCCTGGCCGAGATGGGGCGGGCCAGGGTGCGGCTCGTCGAGGTCGGTGACCCGGCGCGGTCGGCGCTGTTCTGCCACGAGGAGGCGGCCGTCAGAGCGGCGCTGGGGGATCCCGCGCTCGCCCTCGAACTGTGCGACGAGGCGTTGGCGCACCTCGAGCCCTTCGAGGGTGAGCGGCATCTGCGCGGCGCGGCCCTCATGGTGAAGGGCGTCTCCCTCTGGGTGGCGGGCCGCGGCAAGGAGAGCGCGCAGACGCTGCGGCAGGCGCTGGACTCCGTCGGGCGGATCGGCGAGGCGCTGGCCGCGAGGCTGTGCTGCGCCGGGCTCTCCTGGGCGGCGGCCCAGGAGGAGCGGTGGATCAGGGCCGCCTGGCTCCTCGGGTACGTGGAGGCGGCGCGGAGCCGTACCGGGGACACGTTCGGGATGTTCCCGACGCTGCGGGGGCTGCATGCCCAGGTGCGCGAGCAGGTCGCGGAGGCGCTCGGCGAGCAGGCCTTCGCCCGGTGGTACGGGGAGGGCGAGCGGCTGTCCATGCGGGAGGCGGTGGCCGCGGCTCAGGCCGACCTGGACCGGCCCGCCGCCGTGCCGGGGCCGCGGGGCGTGGGGGGTGCCGGGCTCGATGTGCTGACCCGGCGTGAGCGGGAGGTGGCGGCGCTGGTGGCGCAGGGCATGTCCAACCGGGAGATCGCCGAGCGGCTGGTCATCTCGAAGCGGACCGCTGATGCGCATGTGGAGCACATTCTGGCGAAGCTGGGGGTTTCCTCTCGGACGGAGATCGCGGGGGTTGCGGGCCTGGGGGCCTTGGGGAGTTGA
- the secA gene encoding preprotein translocase subunit SecA, which yields MSVLSKIMRAGEGKILRKLHRIADQVNSIEEDFVSLSDAELRALTEEYKERYADGETLDDLLPEAFATVREAAKRVLGQRHYDVQMMGGAALHLGYVAEMKTGEGKTLVGTLPAYLNALSGKGVHLITVNDYLAERDSEMMGRVHKFLGLSVGCIIANMTPAQRREQYASDITYGTNNEFGFDYLRDNMAWSKDELVQRGHNFAIVDEVDSILVDEARTPLIISGPADQATKWYGDFAKLVTRLTKGEPGNQLKGIEETGDYEVDEKKRTVAIHESGVAKVEDWLGIDNLYESVNTPLVGYLNNAIKAKELFKKDKDYVVIDGEVMIVDEHTGRILAGRRYNEGMHQAIEAKEGVDIKDENQTLATITLQNFFRLYKRHDHDGKETPGLCGMTGTAMTEAAEFHQIYKLGVVPIPTNRPMVRADQSDLIYRTEVAKFAAVVDDIAEKHEQGQPILVGTTSVEKSEYLSQQLSKRGVQHEVLNAKQHDREAPIIAQAGRKGAVTVATNMAGRGTDIKLGGNPDDLAEAELRQRGLDPVEHVEEWAAALPAALEKAERSVKAEFEEVKSLGGLYVLGTERHESRRIDNQLRGRSGRQGDPGESRFYLSLGDDLMRLFKAQMVERVMAMANVPDDVPIENKMVTRAIASAQSQVEQQNFETRKNVLKYDEVLNRQREVIYGERRRVLEGENLQEQVTHFMDDTIDAYISAETAEGFAEEWDLDRLWGAFKQLYPVKVTIDELEEDAGDRAGLTAEFISESIKDDIHQQYETREEQLGSEIMRELERRVVLSVLDRKWREHLYEMDYLQEGIGLRAMAQKDPLVEYQREGFDMFNAMMDGIKEESVGYLFNLEVQVEQQVEEVPVSDAAGATSLDKKDAVPAGGGRPEIRAKGLDAPQRPDRLHFQAPNAEGGVDEGDFETEDAGVRSESDGMTRAERRKAQKGGRRRKK from the coding sequence GTGTCCGTCCTCTCGAAGATCATGCGTGCAGGCGAAGGCAAGATCCTGCGCAAGCTGCACCGCATCGCGGACCAGGTCAACTCCATCGAAGAGGACTTCGTCAGCCTCTCCGACGCCGAGCTGCGCGCGCTGACCGAGGAGTACAAGGAGCGTTACGCCGACGGCGAGACCCTTGACGACCTCCTCCCCGAAGCCTTTGCCACGGTGCGTGAGGCCGCCAAGCGCGTCCTCGGCCAGCGGCACTACGACGTCCAGATGATGGGCGGCGCCGCGCTGCACCTCGGCTATGTGGCCGAGATGAAGACCGGTGAGGGCAAGACGCTCGTCGGCACCCTCCCCGCGTACCTCAACGCCCTGTCGGGCAAGGGCGTGCACCTGATCACGGTCAACGACTACCTGGCCGAGCGCGACTCCGAGATGATGGGCCGCGTCCACAAGTTCCTGGGTCTGTCCGTCGGCTGCATCATCGCCAACATGACGCCGGCCCAGCGCCGCGAGCAGTACGCGAGCGACATCACGTACGGCACGAACAACGAATTCGGATTCGACTACCTGCGCGACAACATGGCGTGGTCGAAGGACGAACTGGTGCAGCGCGGCCACAACTTCGCGATCGTCGACGAGGTCGACTCGATCCTCGTGGACGAGGCCCGTACGCCGCTGATCATCTCCGGCCCCGCCGACCAGGCCACCAAGTGGTACGGCGACTTCGCCAAGTTGGTCACCCGCCTCACCAAGGGCGAGCCCGGCAACCAGCTGAAGGGCATCGAGGAGACCGGCGACTACGAGGTCGACGAGAAGAAGCGCACCGTCGCCATCCACGAGTCCGGCGTCGCCAAGGTCGAGGACTGGCTGGGCATCGACAACCTGTACGAGTCGGTGAACACCCCGCTCGTGGGTTACCTGAACAACGCCATCAAGGCCAAGGAACTCTTCAAGAAGGACAAGGACTACGTCGTCATCGACGGCGAAGTCATGATCGTCGACGAGCACACCGGCCGTATCCTCGCCGGCCGCCGCTACAACGAGGGCATGCACCAGGCGATCGAGGCGAAGGAAGGGGTGGACATCAAGGACGAGAACCAGACCTTGGCCACGATCACCCTGCAGAACTTCTTCCGGCTCTACAAGCGCCACGACCACGACGGCAAGGAAACCCCCGGCCTCTGCGGCATGACCGGTACGGCCATGACCGAGGCCGCCGAGTTCCACCAGATCTACAAGCTGGGCGTCGTGCCGATCCCGACGAACCGGCCCATGGTCCGCGCCGACCAGTCGGACCTGATCTACCGCACCGAGGTCGCGAAGTTCGCCGCCGTCGTCGACGACATCGCCGAGAAGCACGAGCAGGGCCAGCCGATCCTGGTCGGCACGACCTCCGTGGAGAAGTCGGAGTACCTCTCCCAGCAGCTCTCCAAGCGCGGCGTCCAGCACGAGGTGCTCAACGCGAAGCAGCACGACCGTGAGGCGCCGATCATCGCCCAGGCCGGCCGCAAGGGCGCCGTCACCGTCGCCACGAACATGGCCGGACGAGGCACGGACATCAAGCTCGGCGGCAACCCCGACGACCTCGCAGAGGCGGAGCTGCGCCAGCGCGGTCTCGACCCCGTCGAGCACGTCGAGGAGTGGGCCGCCGCGCTGCCCGCCGCCCTGGAGAAGGCCGAGCGGTCCGTGAAGGCGGAGTTCGAGGAGGTCAAGAGCCTGGGTGGGCTCTACGTCCTTGGCACCGAGCGTCACGAGTCGCGCCGCATCGACAACCAGCTGCGCGGTCGCTCCGGCCGTCAGGGCGACCCCGGCGAGTCCCGCTTCTACCTCTCGCTCGGCGACGACCTGATGCGCCTGTTCAAGGCGCAGATGGTCGAGCGCGTGATGGCCATGGCGAACGTCCCGGACGACGTACCGATCGAGAACAAGATGGTGACGCGCGCGATCGCGTCCGCCCAGTCCCAGGTCGAGCAGCAGAACTTCGAGACCCGCAAGAACGTCCTGAAGTACGACGAGGTCCTCAACCGCCAGCGCGAGGTCATCTACGGCGAGCGTCGCCGCGTCCTGGAGGGCGAGAACCTCCAGGAGCAGGTCACGCACTTCATGGACGACACGATCGACGCGTACATCTCGGCGGAGACCGCCGAGGGCTTCGCCGAGGAGTGGGACCTGGACCGGCTGTGGGGCGCCTTCAAGCAGCTCTACCCGGTGAAGGTCACCATCGACGAGCTGGAGGAGGACGCGGGTGACCGCGCGGGTCTGACCGCCGAGTTCATCTCCGAGTCCATCAAGGACGACATCCACCAGCAGTACGAGACGCGTGAGGAGCAGCTCGGCTCCGAGATCATGCGTGAGCTGGAGCGGCGCGTCGTCCTCTCGGTGCTCGACCGCAAGTGGCGTGAGCACCTCTACGAGATGGACTATCTCCAGGAGGGCATCGGCCTCCGCGCCATGGCGCAGAAGGACCCGCTGGTCGAGTACCAGCGCGAGGGCTTCGACATGTTCAACGCCATGATGGACGGCATCAAGGAGGAGTCCGTCGGCTACCTGTTCAACCTGGAGGTCCAGGTCGAGCAGCAGGTCGAGGAGGTTCCGGTGTCGGACGCGGCCGGGGCCACGTCCCTGGACAAGAAGGACGCCGTTCCGGCCGGCGGCGGCCGTCCCGAGATCCGCGCCAAGGGGCTCGACGCCCCGCAGCGCCCCGACCGTCTCCACTTCCAGGCGCCGAACGCCGAGGGCGGGGTCGACGAGGGGGACTTCGAGACCGAGGACGCGGGTGTGCGGTCCGAGTCGGACGGGATGACGCGTGCCGAGCGGCGTAAGGCTCAGAAGGGTGGGCGGCGCCGCAAGAAGTAG
- a CDS encoding GNAT family N-acetyltransferase: MEPVTLTTERLSLRTFTPADTDETYAACQDPDIQRWTTIPSPYARSDAEGFITRMVPDGWRYDTEYTFAVRPRDGGPLIAAASLHHPRSGAWEVGFWTAKEHRGSGYMTEIVLALARWAFTDLGCTRLEWRAEVGNTGSRAVVEKTGFTVEGTLRGALLNKSTLRDCWVGALLPSDLGLSSSQPYLPARDALG; encoded by the coding sequence ATGGAGCCCGTCACCCTCACCACCGAACGCCTGAGCCTGCGCACCTTCACGCCCGCCGACACCGACGAGACGTACGCGGCCTGCCAGGACCCCGACATCCAGCGCTGGACCACGATCCCCTCGCCGTACGCGCGCTCGGACGCGGAGGGCTTCATCACGCGCATGGTGCCGGACGGCTGGCGGTACGACACGGAGTACACCTTTGCCGTACGCCCCCGGGACGGCGGCCCGCTGATCGCCGCCGCCAGCCTGCACCACCCGCGCTCGGGCGCCTGGGAGGTCGGCTTCTGGACGGCGAAGGAGCACCGGGGCAGCGGCTACATGACGGAGATCGTCCTCGCCCTGGCCAGGTGGGCCTTCACCGACCTGGGCTGCACCCGCCTGGAGTGGCGCGCGGAGGTCGGTAACACGGGGTCGCGCGCGGTGGTGGAGAAGACGGGCTTCACCGTCGAGGGCACCCTCCGCGGCGCCCTCCTGAACAAGTCCACGCTCCGCGACTGCTGGGTGGGCGCCCTGCTCCCGAGCGACCTCGGCCTGTCGTCGAGCCAGCCGTATCTGCCGGCCAGGGACGCCCTGGGCTGA
- a CDS encoding DUF6912 family protein, protein MRVYVPLTLSRLAEAYKAGELGPAPLTAYAVTPALREWYVSDDIEELEYAALNRAALASLRLIAGDAGVARRRVVVAADVPDAGLEPELGPDAALGEVRVAGVLGFKKVAAVHVDAEDAEGDVAAAVGVLGAADQGDDDARFTVDGVEDHELLWFATQEIPGLIG, encoded by the coding sequence ATGCGCGTCTACGTTCCCCTGACCCTGAGCCGTCTCGCCGAGGCGTACAAGGCGGGCGAGCTGGGGCCGGCGCCGCTGACCGCCTATGCCGTGACGCCTGCTCTGCGTGAGTGGTACGTCTCCGATGACATCGAGGAGCTGGAGTACGCCGCCCTGAACCGGGCCGCGCTTGCTTCGCTGCGGTTGATCGCCGGTGACGCGGGGGTGGCTCGGCGGCGGGTTGTGGTGGCTGCGGATGTGCCGGATGCGGGGCTGGAGCCGGAGCTGGGGCCGGACGCGGCTCTTGGTGAGGTTCGGGTCGCCGGGGTGCTGGGGTTCAAGAAGGTTGCCGCCGTGCATGTGGACGCGGAGGACGCGGAGGGGGATGTCGCCGCGGCGGTGGGGGTGCTGGGGGCTGCGGATCAGGGGGACGATGACGCGCGGTTCACTGTGGACGGGGTCGAGGATCATGAGCTGCTGTGGTTCGCGACGCAGGAGATTCCTGGGTTGATCGGCTGA